AATACGTAGATAAGAGGCCTTTTGTAGCATTAGGCTTCTCTTTTAAAAACCGAAGAAAAGAACTTTTAGCAGGTTTTTTATTAGGTACACTTATTATGGCTTTTGCATTTAGTTTTCTTACTGTTTTAGATGAAATTATTTTTAAGAGTATAGATTTTAATAGGAGGGATGCTCTTGTTTCTATACTTCTATTTGCCGTAGTTGCGGTCGCAGAAGAGGTCGTGTTGAGAGGTTATGTATTGCGCAATTTAATGTTGAGTTTTAATAAATATATAGCACTTATTGTTTCTTCTGTGCTATTTGCAGCAATGCACGGGTTAAATCCCAATCTTGATGATATGGCATTTATAAACCTGTTTCTTGCGGGTGTACTTTTAGGCATTTCGTATGTATATACGAGAAATCTATGGTTTCCTATAGGCTTGCATTTTAGCTGGAATCTCTTTCAGTCCTATTTTGGGTTTAATGTAAGTGGTCAGGATTTCTACTCCATCGTTAAATTTGATATTCAGGATGCTAATCTTTTAAATGGCGGTGCATTTGGTTTTGAAGGATCAATTCTGGCTGTGTGTATTCAAATTTTCGCAATAGTTTTTATATATAAATACTATAAGTGCAGGAAAGCTATCAACGATATTTAGTTGGTTTTGGCACAAAATAAAAAAGCCGAAAACACAATGCGTTTTCGGCTTTTTTATGAAGTAAATAAATTACTTCATGAGCTTCTTGTGTTCTATATAATAGTGCTCTAAGATATTCATGGTAGCTACAATAAGATCTTGAGTTTCCTGAAGTAAGCTAAAATAAAGCATCGTATTTTTAGGGCTAGAATCGCTGTTTCTAGTACGTTCTACCTGCTTTTCAATCTTGCTTGAAACGCTATCTAAAAGATCTTGTTTTTCTTCTAAAATAGGTACAATGGCATCAAAGTTTTTAGCTTTAAAGGTATCTTCAATTTTACTGAAAAGTGTATCAAGTTTTTCTTCGATTTCCTTTAAATCTTTAAGCTGTGTAAACTTTAAGCCTTTATGATTGTTGTTAAGGTGATTGTAGCTAGAGGTAACTACAAAGTCTATAGATTGGGTTACATCTTGTAAATAACCTAAAACGTCTATGTAAAAACGACTGGCCTGTACATGAGATTCATCGAGATTTTTTATAAAATAATAAAGGCTGTTACGTAGTTCCTCAACTTCAGCATTTAATTTTGTAATACCTTTTTTACTTTTTCGCAGCTTACCGAGATCTACTTTAGCAAGCCCTTCAATCGCACCTACATACACTTTACTTCCTCTTTTGAATGCTGAAGCTACGTTTGTAGTACTTTCATTAATAATACCCTGTATAGAGCTGCTAACGGCACGCATTAGACGTCCTTCTTCAGCTTCAGCTTCAGAACGTTTTTTATGATTCATGTAGTTACGCACTAATATTGCGATGGCAATTGC
The sequence above is a segment of the Leeuwenhoekiella sp. MAR_2009_132 genome. Coding sequences within it:
- a CDS encoding CPBP family intramembrane glutamic endopeptidase — protein: MEREKRGWARVLLFILPYIFIAGGIQILGAYVCGIEYPSNEHTYIEQFLLKFFEFLGTLLALWIFMKYVDKRPFVALGFSFKNRRKELLAGFLLGTLIMAFAFSFLTVLDEIIFKSIDFNRRDALVSILLFAVVAVAEEVVLRGYVLRNLMLSFNKYIALIVSSVLFAAMHGLNPNLDDMAFINLFLAGVLLGISYVYTRNLWFPIGLHFSWNLFQSYFGFNVSGQDFYSIVKFDIQDANLLNGGAFGFEGSILAVCIQIFAIVFIYKYYKCRKAINDI